In Carya illinoinensis cultivar Pawnee chromosome 7, C.illinoinensisPawnee_v1, whole genome shotgun sequence, the following are encoded in one genomic region:
- the LOC122316494 gene encoding cullin-1 isoform X2, whose amino-acid sequence MERKIIELDQGWAYMLKGITKLKRILEGLTEDPFSSEDYIFLYTTIYNMCTQKPPHDYSQQLYDMYREVFDEYIASMVLPSLKEKHDEFMLSELVQRWLNHKVMVRWQSRFFHYLDRYFVARRSLPALYEVGLTCFRDLVYQEVKANARDAVISLIDKEREGEQIDRALLKNVIDIFVAIGMGQMELYEQDFEVHMLQDSGAYYSRKASSWISDDSCPDYMLKAEECLKRERDRVSHYLHISSEQKLVEKVQHELLVVYEMQLLEKEYSGCRALLRDDKVEDLSRMYRLYHKIPKGLDPVSTIFKQHVTAEGMALVQQAEDVASSQTANGGVGMQELVLVRKIIELHDKYVAYVNDCFLNHSLFHKALKEAFEVFCNKAVSGSSSAELLATFCDNILKKGGSEKLSDEAIEETLEKVVKLLAYISDKDLFAEFYRKKLARRLLFDRSANEDHEKSILTKLKQQCGAQFTSKMEGMVTDLTLARENQNSFEEYLHNNTNVNPGLDLTVTVLTTGFWPSYKSCDLSLPQEMAAALLLFNNADRLSYSEMMTQLNLTHDDLVRLLHSLSCAKYKILNKEPNTKTILQTDNFEFNSKFTDRMRRIKVPLPPVDERKRVIEDVDKDRRYAIDAALVRIMKSRKVLGHQQLVMECVEQLGRMFKPDIKAIKKRMEDLITRDYLERDKDNQNIFKYLA is encoded by the exons ATGGAGCGCAAGATTATTGAGTTGGACCAAGGTTGGGCGTACATGCTGAAGGGGATCACAAAACTGAAGAGGATTCTTGAAGGGTTGACGGAGGATCCATTCAGCTCCGAGGACTACATTTTCCTCTACAC AACTATCTACAACATGTGTACCCAGAAGCCCCCTCACGATTACTCTCAACAGCTTTATGACATGTACCGTGAGGTGTTTGATGAATATATTGCTTCCATG GTCTTACCCTCTCTAAAGGAAAAGCATGATGAATTTATGCTGAGTGAGCTTGTGCAAAGATGGTTAAACCACAAGGTTATGGTGAGGTGGCAGTCGCGCTTCTTCCATTATCTTGATCGATATTTCGTTGCAAGGAGGTCACTTCCCGCTCTTTATGAAGTTGGACTAACCTGCTTCCGTGACCTG GTTTACCAAGAGGTAAAAGCTAATGCCAGAGATGCTGTAATTTCTCTG ATTGATAAAGAACGTGAAGGAGAGCAGATTGACAGAGCATTGCTGAAGAATGTTATAGATATATTTGTTGCAATAGGAATGGGACAAATGGAGCTTTATGAACAAGATTTTGAAGTGCATATGCTTCAAGACTCTGGTGCTTACTATTCTCGTAAAGCATCAAGTTGGATTTCCGATGATTCTTGTCCGGATTATATGTTGAAG GCTGAGGAGTGCTTGAAAAGGGAGAGAGACAGAGTTTCTCATTATTTGCATATAAGCAGTGAGCAGAAGTTGGTGGAG AAAGTGCAACATGAGCTGTTGGTGGTGTATGAAATGCAACTGCTTGAAAAGGAGTATTCTGGATGTCGTGCTTTGCTGAGAGATGATAAG GTGGAGGATCTTTCTAGAATGTATAGACTTTACCATAAAATACCTAAGGGCCTGGATCCCGTTTCTACTATTTTTAAGCAG CATGTTACTGCTGAAGGTATGGCCCTGGTCCAACAGGCTGAGGATGTTGCGAGTAGTCAG ACTGCAAATGGGGGGGTTGGCATGCAGGAACTG GTTCTTGTGAGGAAAATAATTGAGCTGCATGACAAGTATGTGGCATATGTGAACGATTGCTTTCTTAATCACAGTCTGTTTCACAAG GCTCTAAAAGAGGCTTTTGAGGTATTTTGCAACAAAGCTGTTTCTGGCAGTTCAAGTGCAGAACTGCTGGCTACATTCTGTGATAATATCCTCAAGAAGGGGGGGAGTGAGAAGTTGAGTGATGAAGCCATAGAAGAAACACTCGAGAAG GTAGTGAAGTTGCTTGCATATATTAGCGACAAAGACCTCTTTGCAGAATTTTACCG GAAAAAGCTTGCTCGTCGGCTCCTTTTTGATCGGAGTGCTAATGAAGACCATGAAAAGAGTATTCTAACTAAGCTGAAGCAGCAGTGTGGTGCGCAATTCACATCGAAGATGGAAGGCATG GTCACAGATTTGACACTGGCACGGGAAAATCAGAATAGCTTTGAGGAATATCTTCATAATAACACGAATGTAAATCCTGGGCTTGATTTGACAGTTACTGTTCTAACTACTGGGTTTTGGCCAAGTTATAAATCTTGTGATCTTAGCCTCCCACAGGAAATG GCTGCTGCCCTCTTGCTTTTTAATAATGCTGATAGATTGAGCTATTCAGAAATGATGACCCAGTTGAACTTGACCCATGATGACTTAGTTAGATTGCTCCATTCTCTATCATGTGCAAAGTATAAAATCCTGAATAAGGAACCCAACACAAAGACTATCTTGCAAACGGacaactttgaatttaactCCAAGTTCACAGACAGAATGAGGAGGATTAAG GTACCTCTACCGCCAGTGGATGAAAGGAAGAGGGTAATTGAAGATGTTGACAAGGACAGGCGATATGCTATTGATGCTGCACTTGTCCGCATTATGAAAAGTCGTAAAGTTTTGGGCCACCAACAGTTGGTTATGGAGTGTGTTGAGCAGTTGGGCCGAATGTTTAag CCTGATATCAAAGCAATAAAGAAAAGAATGGAAGATTTAATCACCCGCGACTATCTTGAGAGAGACAAGGACAATCAAAACATCTTTAAGTACTTGGCATGA
- the LOC122316494 gene encoding cullin-1 isoform X1 has translation MERKIIELDQGWAYMLKGITKLKRILEGLTEDPFSSEDYIFLYTTIYNMCTQKPPHDYSQQLYDMYREVFDEYIASMVLPSLKEKHDEFMLSELVQRWLNHKVMVRWQSRFFHYLDRYFVARRSLPALYEVGLTCFRDLVYQEVKANARDAVISLIDKEREGEQIDRALLKNVIDIFVAIGMGQMELYEQDFEVHMLQDSGAYYSRKASSWISDDSCPDYMLKAEECLKRERDRVSHYLHISSEQKLVEKVQHELLVVYEMQLLEKEYSGCRALLRDDKVEDLSRMYRLYHKIPKGLDPVSTIFKQHVTAEGMALVQQAEDVASSQTANGGVGMQELVLVRKIIELHDKYVAYVNDCFLNHSLFHKALKEAFEVFCNKAVSGSSSAELLATFCDNILKKGGSEKLSDEAIEETLEKVVKLLAYISDKDLFAEFYRKKLARRLLFDRSANEDHEKSILTKLKQQCGAQFTSKMEGMVTDLTLARENQNSFEEYLHNNTNVNPGLDLTVTVLTTGFWPSYKSCDLSLPQEMVRCVEVFKEFYETKTKHRKLTWIYSLGSCNVIGKFDSKTIELIVSTYQAAALLLFNNADRLSYSEMMTQLNLTHDDLVRLLHSLSCAKYKILNKEPNTKTILQTDNFEFNSKFTDRMRRIKVPLPPVDERKRVIEDVDKDRRYAIDAALVRIMKSRKVLGHQQLVMECVEQLGRMFKPDIKAIKKRMEDLITRDYLERDKDNQNIFKYLA, from the exons ATGGAGCGCAAGATTATTGAGTTGGACCAAGGTTGGGCGTACATGCTGAAGGGGATCACAAAACTGAAGAGGATTCTTGAAGGGTTGACGGAGGATCCATTCAGCTCCGAGGACTACATTTTCCTCTACAC AACTATCTACAACATGTGTACCCAGAAGCCCCCTCACGATTACTCTCAACAGCTTTATGACATGTACCGTGAGGTGTTTGATGAATATATTGCTTCCATG GTCTTACCCTCTCTAAAGGAAAAGCATGATGAATTTATGCTGAGTGAGCTTGTGCAAAGATGGTTAAACCACAAGGTTATGGTGAGGTGGCAGTCGCGCTTCTTCCATTATCTTGATCGATATTTCGTTGCAAGGAGGTCACTTCCCGCTCTTTATGAAGTTGGACTAACCTGCTTCCGTGACCTG GTTTACCAAGAGGTAAAAGCTAATGCCAGAGATGCTGTAATTTCTCTG ATTGATAAAGAACGTGAAGGAGAGCAGATTGACAGAGCATTGCTGAAGAATGTTATAGATATATTTGTTGCAATAGGAATGGGACAAATGGAGCTTTATGAACAAGATTTTGAAGTGCATATGCTTCAAGACTCTGGTGCTTACTATTCTCGTAAAGCATCAAGTTGGATTTCCGATGATTCTTGTCCGGATTATATGTTGAAG GCTGAGGAGTGCTTGAAAAGGGAGAGAGACAGAGTTTCTCATTATTTGCATATAAGCAGTGAGCAGAAGTTGGTGGAG AAAGTGCAACATGAGCTGTTGGTGGTGTATGAAATGCAACTGCTTGAAAAGGAGTATTCTGGATGTCGTGCTTTGCTGAGAGATGATAAG GTGGAGGATCTTTCTAGAATGTATAGACTTTACCATAAAATACCTAAGGGCCTGGATCCCGTTTCTACTATTTTTAAGCAG CATGTTACTGCTGAAGGTATGGCCCTGGTCCAACAGGCTGAGGATGTTGCGAGTAGTCAG ACTGCAAATGGGGGGGTTGGCATGCAGGAACTG GTTCTTGTGAGGAAAATAATTGAGCTGCATGACAAGTATGTGGCATATGTGAACGATTGCTTTCTTAATCACAGTCTGTTTCACAAG GCTCTAAAAGAGGCTTTTGAGGTATTTTGCAACAAAGCTGTTTCTGGCAGTTCAAGTGCAGAACTGCTGGCTACATTCTGTGATAATATCCTCAAGAAGGGGGGGAGTGAGAAGTTGAGTGATGAAGCCATAGAAGAAACACTCGAGAAG GTAGTGAAGTTGCTTGCATATATTAGCGACAAAGACCTCTTTGCAGAATTTTACCG GAAAAAGCTTGCTCGTCGGCTCCTTTTTGATCGGAGTGCTAATGAAGACCATGAAAAGAGTATTCTAACTAAGCTGAAGCAGCAGTGTGGTGCGCAATTCACATCGAAGATGGAAGGCATG GTCACAGATTTGACACTGGCACGGGAAAATCAGAATAGCTTTGAGGAATATCTTCATAATAACACGAATGTAAATCCTGGGCTTGATTTGACAGTTACTGTTCTAACTACTGGGTTTTGGCCAAGTTATAAATCTTGTGATCTTAGCCTCCCACAGGAAATG GTAAGGTGTGTAGAAGTCTTCAAGgaattttatgaaacaaaaacaaaacacagaAAACTTACATGGATTTACTCATTGGGAAGTTGCAATGTCATTGGAAAGTTTGATTCAAAAACCATTGAACTGATTGTGTCAACCTATCAG GCTGCTGCCCTCTTGCTTTTTAATAATGCTGATAGATTGAGCTATTCAGAAATGATGACCCAGTTGAACTTGACCCATGATGACTTAGTTAGATTGCTCCATTCTCTATCATGTGCAAAGTATAAAATCCTGAATAAGGAACCCAACACAAAGACTATCTTGCAAACGGacaactttgaatttaactCCAAGTTCACAGACAGAATGAGGAGGATTAAG GTACCTCTACCGCCAGTGGATGAAAGGAAGAGGGTAATTGAAGATGTTGACAAGGACAGGCGATATGCTATTGATGCTGCACTTGTCCGCATTATGAAAAGTCGTAAAGTTTTGGGCCACCAACAGTTGGTTATGGAGTGTGTTGAGCAGTTGGGCCGAATGTTTAag CCTGATATCAAAGCAATAAAGAAAAGAATGGAAGATTTAATCACCCGCGACTATCTTGAGAGAGACAAGGACAATCAAAACATCTTTAAGTACTTGGCATGA